The window TAAATGAGAAATGGCATTTAAGATCATCAACGGACGTATTAGGCCATGCTTATAAATCAGGTATATTCTCAAATTCATATGAAGTAGTTTATAAAGGCAAATTATTTCATTTGAGGTCATCAGGTCTTGGGCGAAGCATGCATCTATTTGGTGAGAATGAGGATGCTAGCATTGAGCCTGATCATGCATTTACAAGAAGAGCTAAGATATGTGGGAGCTGGAGAGATTCAGTTCCAGTATTATTTGGTTTTTGGTTAACTGTAAATCAATGGGCAAGAATGGCATCAAATTCTGCGGCTACAGGCGGTGGATGAGAAATAAATCGGCAGAACAAGTCGCAGCACCCGACAGCTAGTAGCTGTCGAGTTTGCGACGGCAAACCCTTTTACGACATTGTATCTATAATTCGCATATCGACGCCTGATCGCTGCCGGTGTGCTTTACGTTGGGCTCAAAAAAATGCATGCTCTGAATAATTAGATATAAGGCATTACCAAATGTAATAATTTTTATGAGAATCCTAGCGTTTCAAGTTCAAAGTTAACATTTAGAATAATGAATAAAGAAATAGACGAAGCAATCTTTGATAATGATTCACAAAAAATAGCAGCTTTAATTAAAGAAGGGCTAGATCCAAATTGGACAACCGAGCATGATGGTTGGAACATGCTCCATCAAGCACTCGTTGGGATTAGAGTGCAACCGCCTACAGAAATTATCCAATTTTTGATTGATAGAGAGGTTGACCTTAATGCTCAAGATGTGGAAGGATGGACGCCTCTTCATTTTGCTGTGCGTTCTAGAAATTTAGAAGTAGTTAAATTGATGATTAACTATAACTTGGACATTGAATTGAAAAATAACGGAGGAGATACAGCTCTTGCTATGGCTTTCAAAGGATTGCCTATTAATCTAGAAATTATCAAGCTTCTGTTATCCAAGGGTGCTAGTTCTGAACAACAAATTGATGGTGAGAGCATATCTACCAGGGCAAAACGTA of the Oceaniferula marina genome contains:
- a CDS encoding ankyrin repeat domain-containing protein, with amino-acid sequence MNKEIDEAIFDNDSQKIAALIKEGLDPNWTTEHDGWNMLHQALVGIRVQPPTEIIQFLIDREVDLNAQDVEGWTPLHFAVRSRNLEVVKLMINYNLDIELKNNGGDTALAMAFKGLPINLEIIKLLLSKGASSEQQIDGESISTRAKRISEMKNTKYPTIYDLFC